In a single window of the Blattabacterium cuenoti genome:
- the metK gene encoding methionine adenosyltransferase, producing MAYLFTSESVSEGHPDKISDQISDSILDHFLACDPDAKVAIETLVTTGQIILAGEVNSKTWVNVQKIARDILRKIGYTKNEYRFNADSCGVLSSIQEQSLDLLEGIQRSKKEEQGSGDQGIIFGYAVKETENYMPLSLEISHHILRELSQIRNEGEKMTYLRPDAKSQVTLEYSDANDPVHIHAIVISTQHDEFDTKKKMHQRIVHDVKNILIPRVINNIKIKNVKKLFTDRTKYYINSTGKFVTGGPHGDTGLTGRKIIMDTYGGRGSHGGGAFSGKDPSKMDRSGAYAARHIAKNLVAAGISNELLIQISYAAGIAEPIGIFVNTYGKSKIDHENIALNIKKIFDLRPYAIEKRLKLRQPMYEETSVYGHMGKTPKKVYKSFLDIEGNQKEQEVELFTWEKLDYLSVIKDIFNISKNRYF from the coding sequence ATGGCTTATTTATTTACCAGCGAATCTGTTTCAGAAGGTCATCCTGATAAAATTTCAGATCAAATATCTGACTCTATATTAGATCATTTTTTAGCGTGTGATCCAGATGCAAAAGTAGCTATAGAAACTTTAGTCACCACGGGACAAATTATATTAGCTGGAGAAGTTAATTCTAAGACCTGGGTTAATGTTCAAAAAATAGCTCGTGACATTCTTAGAAAAATAGGGTACACTAAAAATGAATATAGATTCAATGCAGATTCTTGTGGAGTTCTTTCCTCTATTCAAGAACAATCTTTAGATCTATTAGAGGGGATTCAAAGATCAAAAAAGGAAGAACAAGGTTCTGGAGATCAAGGTATAATTTTTGGTTATGCGGTGAAAGAAACTGAAAATTATATGCCTTTATCATTAGAAATATCACATCATATATTAAGGGAACTTTCCCAGATTCGAAATGAAGGAGAAAAAATGACTTACTTACGTCCAGATGCAAAATCTCAAGTAACTTTAGAATATTCTGATGCTAATGATCCGGTACATATTCACGCTATTGTCATTTCAACTCAGCATGATGAATTTGATACGAAAAAAAAAATGCATCAACGTATAGTTCATGATGTTAAAAATATTCTTATTCCGAGAGTTATAAATAATATAAAAATAAAAAACGTAAAAAAATTATTTACGGATAGAACAAAATATTACATCAATTCAACAGGAAAATTTGTCACGGGAGGACCTCATGGGGATACTGGTTTGACCGGAAGAAAAATTATAATGGATACTTATGGAGGAAGAGGATCTCATGGAGGAGGAGCTTTTTCTGGAAAAGATCCATCTAAAATGGACAGATCTGGAGCTTATGCCGCTAGACATATAGCTAAAAATTTGGTGGCAGCAGGAATTTCAAATGAATTGCTTATACAAATATCTTACGCTGCAGGGATCGCAGAACCCATAGGGATTTTTGTAAACACCTATGGTAAATCAAAGATAGATCATGAAAACATTGCATTGAATATAAAAAAAATTTTTGATTTACGTCCTTATGCTATAGAAAAAAGATTAAAATTACGTCAACCGATGTATGAGGAAACATCTGTATATGGACATATGGGAAAAACTCCAAAAAAAGTGTATAAGTCTTTTTTGGATATAGAAGGGAATCAAAAAGAACAAGAAGTAGAACTTTTTACATGGGAAAAGTTGGACTATTTGTCCGTTATAAAGGATATATTTAATATTTCAAAAAATAGGTATTTTTAG
- a CDS encoding bifunctional 3-deoxy-7-phosphoheptulonate synthase/chorismate mutase type II has protein sequence MEKLNNSIDRSWIDKWNQPFIISGPCSAESELQILETANRLNPSHVQVFRAGIWKPRTKPNTFEGVGQIGLEWLHKVKKNTGLMVATEIANAEHVKLAISFEIDVLWIGARSTASPFTIQEIADALEGENNKIILVKNPIHPDIELWIGALERLSDKGVRKLGVIHRGFYTYKNSKYRNQPNWNLLLNFRSLLPRIPIICDPSHICGNKEGILDITKKAYHFQCEGLMIESHCDPDHAWSDAQQQITPENLLEMLEELTCIKKCDQKSKRDLDSFRILIDELDENIITLLAERMNISKKLGVLKKYSDIAILQPSRWEDLLKKSINFGKSLGISEELLEGIFKMLHKESIKIQNKN, from the coding sequence ATGGAAAAATTAAATAATAGTATAGATAGATCTTGGATTGATAAATGGAATCAACCTTTTATTATATCTGGACCTTGTAGCGCAGAAAGTGAACTACAAATATTAGAAACTGCCAATAGGTTGAATCCTTCTCATGTACAAGTATTTAGAGCTGGAATCTGGAAACCTAGAACTAAACCTAATACTTTTGAAGGAGTTGGACAAATAGGACTTGAATGGCTTCATAAGGTAAAAAAAAATACGGGATTAATGGTTGCTACAGAAATAGCTAATGCAGAACATGTTAAATTAGCCATTTCTTTTGAAATAGATGTTCTTTGGATAGGAGCTAGAAGCACGGCTAGTCCTTTTACAATTCAAGAAATAGCAGATGCTTTGGAAGGTGAAAATAATAAAATCATTTTGGTAAAAAACCCTATTCATCCTGATATAGAATTATGGATAGGAGCTTTAGAACGTTTGTCGGATAAAGGAGTTAGAAAATTAGGAGTCATACACCGTGGATTCTATACCTACAAAAACTCAAAATATCGTAATCAACCTAATTGGAATCTTTTGTTAAATTTTAGGAGCCTTCTACCTAGAATTCCTATTATATGTGATCCTTCACATATTTGTGGAAATAAAGAAGGTATTTTGGATATAACAAAAAAAGCTTATCATTTTCAATGTGAAGGATTAATGATAGAAAGTCATTGTGATCCTGATCATGCTTGGAGCGATGCTCAACAACAAATTACTCCAGAAAATCTTTTGGAAATGTTAGAAGAATTAACATGTATCAAGAAATGTGATCAAAAAAGTAAAAGAGATTTAGATTCTTTTAGGATTTTAATTGATGAACTAGATGAAAATATTATTACGCTTTTAGCAGAAAGAATGAATATTTCCAAAAAATTAGGCGTTTTGAAAAAATATTCAGATATTGCGATTTTGCAGCCCAGTAGATGGGAAGATCTTTTGAAAAAATCTATTAACTTTGGAAAAAGTTTAGGAATTTCTGAAGAATTGCTTGAAGGAATTTTTAAAATGTTACATAAAGAATCTATTAAAATTCAGAATAAAAATTAG
- a CDS encoding prephenate dehydrogenase, translated as MNIGIIGLGLIGGSISLGLRKSNFGDKFIGTDSNQENALHAVKLGIVDEIIPLQDLIMQSSVIVLSIPVDGIDKILQNILDKISNNTVILDTGSTKYDICNRILSHPKRSRFVATHPIAGIENSGPISAHSDLFYQKKCIICDSELSAPDAMSVVTKIYSIMKMRMIYMTSKEHDLYIAYISHLPHVVSFALASTVLTKFKNEEKIFNNMMGSGLDSTTRLAKSKPETWLPIFIANRKNMIQAINSYIDHLNKFRNHLINKEFIKIDRYMKKANDIKYKR; from the coding sequence ATGAATATTGGAATAATCGGATTAGGATTGATTGGTGGATCTATTAGTTTAGGATTGAGAAAATCCAATTTTGGAGATAAATTTATAGGAACAGATTCAAATCAAGAAAATGCTTTACATGCTGTAAAACTTGGAATTGTAGATGAAATAATTCCTTTACAGGATCTTATTATGCAATCTTCAGTAATTGTTTTATCTATTCCCGTAGATGGAATAGATAAAATACTTCAAAATATTTTGGATAAAATCAGTAATAATACAGTTATTTTAGATACGGGATCGACTAAATATGATATTTGTAATAGAATTTTATCTCATCCTAAAAGGAGTCGCTTTGTAGCTACACATCCGATTGCGGGAATTGAAAATTCTGGACCTATTTCAGCTCATTCTGATTTGTTTTATCAAAAAAAATGCATCATTTGTGATTCTGAACTTAGTGCTCCAGATGCAATGTCTGTCGTTACAAAAATTTATTCTATTATGAAAATGCGTATGATTTATATGACCTCTAAAGAACATGATTTATATATTGCTTATATATCTCATTTACCTCATGTAGTTTCCTTTGCTTTAGCTAGTACAGTTTTAACAAAATTTAAAAATGAAGAAAAAATTTTTAATAATATGATGGGAAGTGGATTAGATTCAACTACACGTTTAGCGAAAAGTAAACCTGAAACATGGTTGCCCATTTTTATTGCGAATAGAAAAAATATGATTCAAGCTATCAATTCTTATATTGATCATCTAAATAAATTTCGTAATCATTTAATAAACAAAGAATTTATAAAAATAGATCGATATATGAAAAAGGCAAATGATATAAAATATAAAAGATAA
- a CDS encoding pyridoxal phosphate-dependent aminotransferase: MIVAAKRTYQISEYFFSEKMKEIHNLEKSGIKIINLGIGNPDLIPPYGVIRKMKKASELKHANTYQSYIGIETLRNAISNWYKKVYQVDVDPKNEILPLMGSKEGIMHISMSYLDKGDEVLIPDPGYPTYSSVSKLLEAKIIYYDLDEYGNWIPILENLSRTKAKIMWINYPHMPTGATISFKELEKIVLFAKKNCVLLVHDNPYSFILNKERPLSIFNVKGAKDIALELNSLSKSYNMPGWRVGMIIGKKEFIKNILRIKSQMDSGMYYPIQIGAIEALNHDHDSKWFEKLNTEYIKRRKIIWEICDYLNLKYAKKSSGIFVWAKITDADKNDSMWSEKFLKTYHIFVTPGRVFGNNGKGYVRFSMCCPVKILEQAKNRIFS; this comes from the coding sequence ATGATTGTAGCAGCAAAAAGAACGTATCAAATATCGGAATATTTTTTTTCCGAAAAAATGAAGGAAATTCATAATCTTGAAAAAAGTGGAATTAAAATCATTAATTTAGGAATTGGAAACCCTGATCTTATTCCTCCATATGGGGTTATACGTAAAATGAAAAAAGCGTCAGAATTAAAACACGCTAATACTTATCAAAGTTATATTGGAATAGAAACACTACGTAATGCTATTTCTAATTGGTATAAAAAAGTATATCAAGTGGATGTTGATCCTAAAAATGAAATTTTACCATTAATGGGTTCTAAAGAAGGTATAATGCATATAAGCATGTCTTATTTAGATAAAGGGGATGAGGTATTAATTCCAGATCCTGGATATCCTACTTATTCCTCTGTATCAAAACTTTTGGAAGCAAAAATTATTTATTATGATCTTGATGAGTATGGAAATTGGATTCCAATATTGGAAAATCTATCTAGAACAAAAGCAAAGATCATGTGGATTAATTATCCTCACATGCCTACGGGAGCAACAATTTCTTTTAAAGAATTAGAAAAAATCGTTCTTTTTGCGAAAAAAAATTGTGTTTTACTCGTTCATGACAATCCTTATAGTTTTATCTTGAATAAGGAACGGCCTTTAAGTATTTTTAACGTAAAAGGGGCTAAAGATATAGCTTTAGAATTAAATTCTTTAAGTAAAAGTTACAATATGCCTGGATGGCGTGTTGGAATGATAATAGGAAAAAAGGAATTTATTAAGAATATCTTGAGAATAAAAAGTCAAATGGATTCTGGTATGTATTATCCCATACAAATTGGAGCCATAGAAGCTTTGAATCATGATCATGATTCAAAATGGTTTGAAAAACTTAATACAGAATATATTAAAAGAAGAAAAATTATATGGGAAATATGTGATTATTTAAATTTAAAATATGCAAAAAAAAGTTCTGGAATATTTGTTTGGGCAAAAATAACTGATGCAGATAAAAATGATAGTATGTGGTCCGAAAAGTTCCTCAAAACTTATCACATATTTGTAACTCCTGGTAGAGTATTTGGAAATAATGGAAAAGGATATGTAAGGTTTTCTATGTGTTGTCCCGTAAAAATTTTGGAACAGGCGAAAAATAGAATTTTTTCATGA
- a CDS encoding prephenate dehydratase has protein sequence MKKIAIQGVKGCFHHAAVSRYFEGCHYKLMECSSFRELAISVAKSNVDIGVMAIENTIAGTILTNYSLLSEYNLKIVGEIYMPIQHHLMANPGQNIEDIKEIYSHPMAILQCELFIDAHPYIKISEYSDTAAAAKYISICKKKGLAAIASENAAKEYGLEIISKNIQTITSNFTRFFIIKNCYKQENDYFNKASLIFKILHTTGSLSKILSIISSLGINMTKIQSIPIIQRPWEYSFYVDIIFNNIKDYEKMKKKIHQIPCLHQLSIMGEYKNGRIKS, from the coding sequence ATGAAAAAAATAGCGATACAAGGGGTTAAGGGATGTTTTCATCATGCCGCTGTTTCCAGATATTTTGAAGGATGTCATTATAAGTTGATGGAATGTTCTTCTTTTAGGGAATTGGCTATTTCCGTTGCCAAATCTAATGTAGATATTGGAGTTATGGCTATAGAAAATACCATAGCAGGTACGATATTGACCAATTACAGTCTTTTATCTGAATATAATCTAAAAATAGTGGGAGAAATATATATGCCTATACAGCATCATCTCATGGCTAATCCTGGACAAAATATAGAAGATATCAAAGAGATATATTCTCATCCTATGGCTATTTTACAATGTGAATTATTTATAGATGCACATCCTTATATAAAAATATCTGAATATTCAGATACAGCTGCTGCTGCTAAATATATTTCTATATGCAAAAAAAAAGGTTTAGCTGCAATAGCATCTGAAAATGCGGCTAAAGAATATGGTCTGGAAATCATTTCCAAAAATATACAAACTATTACAAGTAATTTTACTAGATTTTTCATTATTAAAAATTGTTATAAACAAGAAAATGATTATTTTAATAAAGCTTCATTAATATTCAAAATATTGCATACTACTGGTAGTTTATCTAAGATATTGAGTATTATATCTAGTCTTGGAATTAACATGACGAAAATACAATCCATTCCTATTATACAAAGACCTTGGGAATATTCATTTTATGTGGATATTATATTCAATAATATAAAAGATTATGAAAAAATGAAAAAAAAAATACATCAAATTCCCTGTCTTCACCAATTGTCTATTATGGGAGAATATAAAAATGGCAGAATAAAATCCTAA